A genomic region of Oryza glaberrima chromosome 1, OglaRS2, whole genome shotgun sequence contains the following coding sequences:
- the LOC127760842 gene encoding uncharacterized protein LOC127760842, producing the protein MAPPPPPPPGRPAWSITVRLRHRGWLDLRAAAENVVLPGWGRGGERLSLLVRLRRGLRLAVTSRCGRAPPEKNPRACRIFRFLRSKLARFPSIWRRKKPPPPARATAASQLWRNRATMAWPAHGGRRWPARTTATAALYLVAALAVVMASTAAVRAMNGYGRGYYEPVGHSKSWRFLVAKKIARLLELEPRLYAWLMKISLNRLLNW; encoded by the exons atggcgccgccgccgccgccgccgccggggcggccGGCGTGGTCGATCACCGTGCGCCTGAGGCACCGCGGCTGGCTGgatctccgcgccgccgcggagaacGTCGTCCTCCCCGGgtggggccgcggcggcgagcgcctctccctcctcgtccgcctccgccgcggcctccgcctcgccgtcacCTCCCGGTGCGGCCGCGCACCGCCGGAGAAGAACCCGCGCGCCTGCAGGATCTTCCGCTTCCTCAGGAGCAAGCTGGCGCGCTTCCCCTCCATCTGGCGCCgcaagaagccgccgccgccggcgcgcgccaccgccgcctctcaG CTATGGCGGAACCGAGCAACAATGGCGTGGCCGGCTCATGGCGgaaggagatggccggcgaggacgacggcgacggcggcgctgtacctcgtcgccgcgctcgccgtcgtgATGGCTTCCACCGCGGCGGTTCGAGCCATG AATGGGTATGGGAGAGGATACTACGAACCGGTTGGTCACAGCAAGTCATGGAGATTCTTGGTTGCGAAGAAGATTGCCAGGTTGTTGGAGTTGGAGCCTCGCCTCTACGCGTGGCTCATGAAGATCAGCTTGAACCGGCTCCTCAACTGGTAG
- the LOC127760840 gene encoding protein synthesis inhibitor II-like isoform X1, producing the protein MSEPVSLPAMALNPLFTVTFDVSSGDNYGDFIAGIRSRVANPRHFSRNRPVLPPVEPPPPPRRWFHVVLRASPTAALTLATRADNLYLEGFRSSDGRWWELTPGILGAAPGGAAATYVGFGGSYRDLLGDTDRLTGVTLGPQQMAQAVNALAARRPADLANGAAQRRAMDAVAALLLMVHEATRFQTVSRLVAGLMHPKAASKSGAITAAMRKQVNGWQVLSAAMLGTDARPPARFAPLRDMGVDTVEEAAATVGILLFVEVPGGMTAARALQLFHHGN; encoded by the exons ATGTCTGAACCAG TTTCGCTTCCGGCCATGGCGTTGAACCCGCTCTTCACCGTGACGTTCGACGTGAGCAGCGGCGACAACTACGGCGACTTCATCGCCGGCATCCGCAGCAGGGTGGCCAACCCGAGGCACTTCTCCCGCAACCGCCCCGTCCTGCCGCCggtggagccgccgccgccgccgcgccgctggtTCCACGTCGTGCTCCGggcgtcgccgaccgccgcgctCACGCTCGCCACGCGCGCCGACAACCTCTACCTGGAGGGATTCCGGAGCAGCGACGGGAGGTGGTGGGAGCTCACCCCGGGCatcctcggcgccgcccccggcggcgccgccgccacctacgTCGGCTTCGGCGGCTCGTACCGCGACCTCCTCGGCGACACGGACAGGCTCACCGGCGTCACGCTCGGCCCGCAGCAGATGGCGCAGGCGGTGaacgcgctcgccgcgcgcAGGCCGGCCGACCTCGCCAACGGCGCGGCGCAGCGGCGCGCCAtggacgcggtggcggcgctgctcctgATGGTGCACGAGGCGACGCGGTTCCAGACCGTGTCGAGGCTGGTCGCCGGGCTCATGCACCCCAAGGCGGCGAGCAAGAGCGGCGCCATCACCGCCGCGATGAGGAAGCAGGTGAACGGGTGGCAGGTCCTCTCGGCGGCCATGCTCGGCACGgacgcgcggccgccggcgaggttcGCACCGCTGAGGGACATGGGCGTGGacacggtggaggaggcggcggcgacggtggggaTCCTGCTGTTCGTCGAGGTCCCCGGCgggatgacggcggcgagggcgctcCAGCTGTTCCACCATGGGAACTAG
- the LOC127760839 gene encoding UDP-xylose transporter 3-like, producing the protein MGVTGEKFQLGTVGALSLSVVSSVSIVICNKALMSSLGFNFATTLTSWHLLVTFCSLHVALCMKLFEHKPFDARTVMGFGVLNGISIGLLNLSLGFNSVGFYQMTKLAIIPCTVILETLFFRKKFSRNIQLSLSVLLFGVGVATVTDLQLNAVGSVLSLLAIITTCIAQIMTNTIQKKFKVSSTQLLYQSCPYQALTLFIVGPFLDGFLTNQNVFAFDYTSQVVFFIVLSCLISVSVNFSTFLVIGKTSPVTYQVLGHLKTCLVLAFGYVLLHDPFSWRNILGILIAVIGMVSYSYFCTKEAPPKPTEASPQLNQVKESESDPLISDSLSTAENGGNAGDDEALKVPMWSSKYSKA; encoded by the exons ATGGGGGTGACAGGGGAGAAGTTCCAGCTGGGGACGGTGGGGGCGCTCAGCCTCTCGGTGGTGTCCTCGGTCTCCATTGTCATCTGCAACAAGGCCCTCATGAGCTCCCTCGGCTTCAACTTCG CCACTACTTTGACAAGCTGGCATCTCCTCGTTACATTTTGCTCTCTTCACGTGGCATTATGTATGAAGCTCTTTGAGCACAAACCTTTTGATGCAAGGACTGTCATGGGATTTGGTGTGCTCAATGGCATTTCAATTGGTCTTCTCAACTTGAGTCTAGGTTTCAATTCTGTTGGTTTCTACCAG ATGACAAAGCTGGCAATTATCCCCTGCACTGTTATACTTGAGACTCTTTTCTTCAGGAAGAAGTTTAG TCGGAATATCCAGCTCTCCCTTAGTGTTCTCCTTTTTGGTGTTGGAGTTGCAACTGTGACTGACCTGCAGCTTAATGCTGTGGGATCTGTCCTGTCTTTGCTCGCAATCATTACAACCTGCATTGCTCAAATC ATGACAAACACAATTCAGAAGAAATTCAAGGTATCTTCAACACAGCTGCTGTACCAATCATGCCCATACCAAGCATTGACCTTGTTCATCGTCGGCCCTTTCCTTGATGGGTTTTTGACTAACCAAAATGTCTTTGCTTTTGATTACACATCTCAAGTTGTG TTTTTCATTGTGCTGTCATGCTTGATATCAGTCTCAGTGAACTTCAGCACTTTTCTTGTGATCGGGAAAACCTCTCCTGTAACTTACCAAGTGCTTGGCCATCTCAAGACATGCTTGGTTCTTGCCTTTGGTTATGTTTTGCTTCACGATCCATTTAGCTGGAGAAATATACTTGGAATCCTCATTGCTGTGATTGGGATGGTATCGTACTCATACTTCTGCACAAAAGAGGCTCCACCAAAACCCACTGAAGCCTCCCCACAACTCAACCAG GTAAAAGAAAGCGAATCGGACCCCTTGATCTCGGACTCTTTGAGCACTGCTGAAAATGGGGGCAACGCAGGCGACGACGAGGCTCTGAAGGTACCTATGTGGAGCTCCAAGTACTCAAAGGCATGA
- the LOC127760840 gene encoding protein synthesis inhibitor II-like isoform X2, whose amino-acid sequence MALNPLFTVTFDVSSGDNYGDFIAGIRSRVANPRHFSRNRPVLPPVEPPPPPRRWFHVVLRASPTAALTLATRADNLYLEGFRSSDGRWWELTPGILGAAPGGAAATYVGFGGSYRDLLGDTDRLTGVTLGPQQMAQAVNALAARRPADLANGAAQRRAMDAVAALLLMVHEATRFQTVSRLVAGLMHPKAASKSGAITAAMRKQVNGWQVLSAAMLGTDARPPARFAPLRDMGVDTVEEAAATVGILLFVEVPGGMTAARALQLFHHGN is encoded by the coding sequence ATGGCGTTGAACCCGCTCTTCACCGTGACGTTCGACGTGAGCAGCGGCGACAACTACGGCGACTTCATCGCCGGCATCCGCAGCAGGGTGGCCAACCCGAGGCACTTCTCCCGCAACCGCCCCGTCCTGCCGCCggtggagccgccgccgccgccgcgccgctggtTCCACGTCGTGCTCCGggcgtcgccgaccgccgcgctCACGCTCGCCACGCGCGCCGACAACCTCTACCTGGAGGGATTCCGGAGCAGCGACGGGAGGTGGTGGGAGCTCACCCCGGGCatcctcggcgccgcccccggcggcgccgccgccacctacgTCGGCTTCGGCGGCTCGTACCGCGACCTCCTCGGCGACACGGACAGGCTCACCGGCGTCACGCTCGGCCCGCAGCAGATGGCGCAGGCGGTGaacgcgctcgccgcgcgcAGGCCGGCCGACCTCGCCAACGGCGCGGCGCAGCGGCGCGCCAtggacgcggtggcggcgctgctcctgATGGTGCACGAGGCGACGCGGTTCCAGACCGTGTCGAGGCTGGTCGCCGGGCTCATGCACCCCAAGGCGGCGAGCAAGAGCGGCGCCATCACCGCCGCGATGAGGAAGCAGGTGAACGGGTGGCAGGTCCTCTCGGCGGCCATGCTCGGCACGgacgcgcggccgccggcgaggttcGCACCGCTGAGGGACATGGGCGTGGacacggtggaggaggcggcggcgacggtggggaTCCTGCTGTTCGTCGAGGTCCCCGGCgggatgacggcggcgagggcgctcCAGCTGTTCCACCATGGGAACTAG